One region of Lagopus muta isolate bLagMut1 chromosome 13, bLagMut1 primary, whole genome shotgun sequence genomic DNA includes:
- the LOC125699682 gene encoding relaxin receptor 1-like isoform X3 — MMELLLLVLPSLLCAATEPLPTPSSDGYVCPLGQFPCGNLSVCLPQALHCNGVDDCNNGADEENCVDTTGWLGVLGDMLAGNIWTEDEADTCLLEMFPEQCRCWGRAVDCTAQNLSAVPRLSPNVTQLDLKRNKIHTLLDNQFAGCWSLRKLFLQNNKIRVISPKAFAGLSQLRMLFLSHNRISQLLPRTFEDLNRLEWLILDNNRIARITPATFSGLRSLYFLYMLNNSLAKIPDGSLCVETPKLSWLELEGNRIQAVRGAVFQQCRELTVLILRRNRLRWIQSGAFSGLSRLVELDLSCNGLDELPPSLFHSLAALQQLNISYNPLKEICPSQFESLPQLLSLSLEGLEIPNIHNVTFRGLSNLSHIYFKKFQYCSSAPHVRSCKPNTDGISSFEHLLANIILRVFVWVIACVTCLGNLCVICMRSCVVTESSAHTMAIKSLCCADGLMGIYLFVIGAFDLKYAGEYNRHAQGWMASVPCQLVGSLAMLSSEVSVLLLTYMTLEKYFSIVFPFSYRRASRKQTASVLAAIWLLGLSLSVVPLCCKESFGNYYGRNGVCFPLQSELGLNLAAFITIVFAYTGMFYSIRITTCRTAESSVCPREVAIAKRFFFIVFTDALCWIPIFLLKLLSLLQVEIPGTVTSWVVIFILPINSALNPILYTITTAPFQEKVKGCLHARRPELSSRQSFMLVVL, encoded by the exons AGCCTCTTCCCACTCCCTCCAGTGATGGGTACGTGTGTCCCCTGGGGCAGTTTCCCTGTGGCAATCTCTCGGTCTGCCTGCCCCAGGCCCTGCACTGTAACGGGGTGGACGACTGCAACAACGGCGCTGATGAGGAGAACTGTG TGGACACCACGGGCTGGCTGGGGGTGCTGGGCGACATGCTGGCTGGGAACATCTGGACAGAGGACGAGGCGGACACGTGCT TGCTGGAGATGTTCCCGGAGCAGTGCCGATGCTGGGGAAGGGCCGTGgactgcactgcacagaaccTCAGCGCTGTGCCCAGGCTGTCCCCCAATGTGACACAGCT GGAcctaaagagaaataaaatccacACTCTGCTGGACAACCAGTTTGCTGGGTGCTGGAGCCTGAGGAAGCT attctTGCAGAACAACAAGATCCGTGTCATCTCACCCAAGGCATTTGCTGGACTTTCTCAGCTTAGGATGTT GTTCCTCAGTCACAACAGgatctcccagctgctgccccgCACGTTTGAGGACCTGAACCGTCTTGAGTGGCT GATACTGGACAACAACAGGATTGCCCGGATCACCCCTGCTACATTCTCAGGGCTGAGGTCGCTGTACTTCCT GTACATGCTGAACAACTCCCTGGCCAAGATACCCGATGGTTCCCTCTGCGTGGAGACACCAAAGCTGAGCTGGCT ggagctggaagggaacagGATCCAGGCGGTGCGTGGGGCTGTATTCCAGCAGTGCCGTGAGCTCACTGTGCT GATCCTGCGTAGAAACAGACTCCGGTGGATCCAGAGTGGGGCGTTCTCTGGGCTGAGCAGGCTGGTGGAGCT TGACCTGTCCTGCAATGGGTTGGATGAGCTCCCACCATCTCTGTTCCACAGcctggctgccctgcagcagct GAACATCTCCTACAATCCTCTGAAAGAGATTTGCCCCAGCCAGTTTGAGAGCCTGCCCCAGCTGCTGTCCCT GAGCCTGGAGGGGCTGGAGATCCCCAACATCCACAATGTGACCTTCCGTGGGCTGTCCAACCTCTCCCACAT CTACTTCAAGAAGTTCCAGTACTGCAGCTCCGCGCCCCACGTGCGCAGCTGCAAACCCAACACTGACGGCATCTCCTCCTTCGAGCACCTGCTGGCCAACATCATCCTGCGCGTCTTCGTCTGGGTCATCGCCTGCGTCACCTGCCTGGGCAACCTCTGCGTCATCTGCATGCGGTCCTGCGTGGTCACAGAGAGCAGCGCGCACACCATGGCCATCAAATCCCTGTGCT GTGCGGACGGCCTGATGGGCATCTATCTTTTTGTCATTGGTGCCTTTGACCTGAAGTACGCGGGAGAATACAACCGGCACGCGCAGGGCTGGATGGCCAGCGTGCCGTGCCAGCTGGTGGGCAGCCTGGCCATGCTGTCCTCTGaggtgtctgtgctgctgctcacctaCATGACCCTAGAGAAGTACTTCTCCATCGTGTTCCCCTTCAGCTACCGCAGAGCCAGCAGGAAGCAGACAGCCTCAGTGCTGGCTGCCATCTGGTTGCTGGGCCTCTCGCTCAGCGTCGTGCCGCTGTGCTGCAAGGAGTCCTTTGGCAACTACTATGGGAGGAACGGGGTGTGCTTCCCGCTGCAGTCTGAGCTGG GCTTGAACCTTGCAGCTTTCATCACCATTGTCTTTGCCTACACTGGCATGTTCTACTCGATCCGCATCACCACCTGCAGAACAGCGGAGAGCAGCGTCTGCCCCCGGGAAGTGGCCATCGCCAAGCGCTTCTTCTTCATCGTCTTCACTGATGCTCTCTGCTGGATCCCCATCTTTCTGCTCaagctgctctccctgctgcaggtggAAATTCCAG GCACCGTCACATCCTGGGTGGTCATCTTCATCCTGCCCATCAACAGCGCACTCAACCCCATCCTCTACACCATCACCACGGCTCCCTTCCAGGAGAAGGTGAAGGGCTGTCTGCACGCCCGGCGCCCAGAGCTGAGCTCCCGGCAGAGCTTCATGCTGGTGGTGCTATAG
- the LOC125699682 gene encoding relaxin receptor 1-like isoform X2 yields the protein MMELLLLVLPSLLCAATEPLPTPSSDGYVCPLGQFPCGNLSVCLPQALHCNGVDDCNNGADEENLDTTGWLGVLGDMLAGNIWTEDEADTCLLEMFPEQCRCWGRAVDCTAQNLSAVPRLSPNVTQLDLKRNKIHTLLDNQFAGCWSLRKLFLQNNKIRVISPKAFAGLSQLRMLFLSHNRISQLLPRTFEDLNRLEWLILDNNRIARITPATFSGLRSLYFLYMLNNSLAKIPDGSLCVETPKLSWLELEGNRIQAVRGAVFQQCRELTVLILRRNRLRWIQSGAFSGLSRLVELDLSCNGLDELPPSLFHSLAALQQLNISYNPLKEICPSQFESLPQLLSLSLEGLEIPNIHNVTFRGLSNLSHIYFKKFQYCSSAPHVRSCKPNTDGISSFEHLLANIILRVFVWVIACVTCLGNLCVICMRSCVVTESSAHTMAIKSLCCADGLMGIYLFVIGAFDLKYAGEYNRHAQGWMASVPCQLVGSLAMLSSEVSVLLLTYMTLEKYFSIVFPFSYRRASRKQTASVLAAIWLLGLSLSVVPLCCKESFGNYYGRNGVCFPLQSELGERPSARGFSTTIYLGLNLAAFITIVFAYTGMFYSIRITTCRTAESSVCPREVAIAKRFFFIVFTDALCWIPIFLLKLLSLLQVEIPGTVTSWVVIFILPINSALNPILYTITTAPFQEKVKGCLHARRPELSSRQSFMLVVL from the exons AGCCTCTTCCCACTCCCTCCAGTGATGGGTACGTGTGTCCCCTGGGGCAGTTTCCCTGTGGCAATCTCTCGGTCTGCCTGCCCCAGGCCCTGCACTGTAACGGGGTGGACGACTGCAACAACGGCGCTGATGAGGAGAACT TGGACACCACGGGCTGGCTGGGGGTGCTGGGCGACATGCTGGCTGGGAACATCTGGACAGAGGACGAGGCGGACACGTGCT TGCTGGAGATGTTCCCGGAGCAGTGCCGATGCTGGGGAAGGGCCGTGgactgcactgcacagaaccTCAGCGCTGTGCCCAGGCTGTCCCCCAATGTGACACAGCT GGAcctaaagagaaataaaatccacACTCTGCTGGACAACCAGTTTGCTGGGTGCTGGAGCCTGAGGAAGCT attctTGCAGAACAACAAGATCCGTGTCATCTCACCCAAGGCATTTGCTGGACTTTCTCAGCTTAGGATGTT GTTCCTCAGTCACAACAGgatctcccagctgctgccccgCACGTTTGAGGACCTGAACCGTCTTGAGTGGCT GATACTGGACAACAACAGGATTGCCCGGATCACCCCTGCTACATTCTCAGGGCTGAGGTCGCTGTACTTCCT GTACATGCTGAACAACTCCCTGGCCAAGATACCCGATGGTTCCCTCTGCGTGGAGACACCAAAGCTGAGCTGGCT ggagctggaagggaacagGATCCAGGCGGTGCGTGGGGCTGTATTCCAGCAGTGCCGTGAGCTCACTGTGCT GATCCTGCGTAGAAACAGACTCCGGTGGATCCAGAGTGGGGCGTTCTCTGGGCTGAGCAGGCTGGTGGAGCT TGACCTGTCCTGCAATGGGTTGGATGAGCTCCCACCATCTCTGTTCCACAGcctggctgccctgcagcagct GAACATCTCCTACAATCCTCTGAAAGAGATTTGCCCCAGCCAGTTTGAGAGCCTGCCCCAGCTGCTGTCCCT GAGCCTGGAGGGGCTGGAGATCCCCAACATCCACAATGTGACCTTCCGTGGGCTGTCCAACCTCTCCCACAT CTACTTCAAGAAGTTCCAGTACTGCAGCTCCGCGCCCCACGTGCGCAGCTGCAAACCCAACACTGACGGCATCTCCTCCTTCGAGCACCTGCTGGCCAACATCATCCTGCGCGTCTTCGTCTGGGTCATCGCCTGCGTCACCTGCCTGGGCAACCTCTGCGTCATCTGCATGCGGTCCTGCGTGGTCACAGAGAGCAGCGCGCACACCATGGCCATCAAATCCCTGTGCT GTGCGGACGGCCTGATGGGCATCTATCTTTTTGTCATTGGTGCCTTTGACCTGAAGTACGCGGGAGAATACAACCGGCACGCGCAGGGCTGGATGGCCAGCGTGCCGTGCCAGCTGGTGGGCAGCCTGGCCATGCTGTCCTCTGaggtgtctgtgctgctgctcacctaCATGACCCTAGAGAAGTACTTCTCCATCGTGTTCCCCTTCAGCTACCGCAGAGCCAGCAGGAAGCAGACAGCCTCAGTGCTGGCTGCCATCTGGTTGCTGGGCCTCTCGCTCAGCGTCGTGCCGCTGTGCTGCAAGGAGTCCTTTGGCAACTACTATGGGAGGAACGGGGTGTGCTTCCCGCTGCAGTCTGAGCTGGGTGAGCGGCCCAGTGCCAGGGGCTTCTCCACCACCATCTACCTGG GCTTGAACCTTGCAGCTTTCATCACCATTGTCTTTGCCTACACTGGCATGTTCTACTCGATCCGCATCACCACCTGCAGAACAGCGGAGAGCAGCGTCTGCCCCCGGGAAGTGGCCATCGCCAAGCGCTTCTTCTTCATCGTCTTCACTGATGCTCTCTGCTGGATCCCCATCTTTCTGCTCaagctgctctccctgctgcaggtggAAATTCCAG GCACCGTCACATCCTGGGTGGTCATCTTCATCCTGCCCATCAACAGCGCACTCAACCCCATCCTCTACACCATCACCACGGCTCCCTTCCAGGAGAAGGTGAAGGGCTGTCTGCACGCCCGGCGCCCAGAGCTGAGCTCCCGGCAGAGCTTCATGCTGGTGGTGCTATAG
- the LOC125699682 gene encoding relaxin receptor 1-like isoform X4, translated as MLAGNIWTEDEADTCLLEMFPEQCRCWGRAVDCTAQNLSAVPRLSPNVTQLDLKRNKIHTLLDNQFAGCWSLRKLFLQNNKIRVISPKAFAGLSQLRMLFLSHNRISQLLPRTFEDLNRLEWLILDNNRIARITPATFSGLRSLYFLYMLNNSLAKIPDGSLCVETPKLSWLELEGNRIQAVRGAVFQQCRELTVLILRRNRLRWIQSGAFSGLSRLVELDLSCNGLDELPPSLFHSLAALQQLNISYNPLKEICPSQFESLPQLLSLSLEGLEIPNIHNVTFRGLSNLSHIYFKKFQYCSSAPHVRSCKPNTDGISSFEHLLANIILRVFVWVIACVTCLGNLCVICMRSCVVTESSAHTMAIKSLCCADGLMGIYLFVIGAFDLKYAGEYNRHAQGWMASVPCQLVGSLAMLSSEVSVLLLTYMTLEKYFSIVFPFSYRRASRKQTASVLAAIWLLGLSLSVVPLCCKESFGNYYGRNGVCFPLQSELGERPSARGFSTTIYLGLNLAAFITIVFAYTGMFYSIRITTCRTAESSVCPREVAIAKRFFFIVFTDALCWIPIFLLKLLSLLQVEIPGTVTSWVVIFILPINSALNPILYTITTAPFQEKVKGCLHARRPELSSRQSFMLVVL; from the exons ATGCTGGCTGGGAACATCTGGACAGAGGACGAGGCGGACACGTGCT TGCTGGAGATGTTCCCGGAGCAGTGCCGATGCTGGGGAAGGGCCGTGgactgcactgcacagaaccTCAGCGCTGTGCCCAGGCTGTCCCCCAATGTGACACAGCT GGAcctaaagagaaataaaatccacACTCTGCTGGACAACCAGTTTGCTGGGTGCTGGAGCCTGAGGAAGCT attctTGCAGAACAACAAGATCCGTGTCATCTCACCCAAGGCATTTGCTGGACTTTCTCAGCTTAGGATGTT GTTCCTCAGTCACAACAGgatctcccagctgctgccccgCACGTTTGAGGACCTGAACCGTCTTGAGTGGCT GATACTGGACAACAACAGGATTGCCCGGATCACCCCTGCTACATTCTCAGGGCTGAGGTCGCTGTACTTCCT GTACATGCTGAACAACTCCCTGGCCAAGATACCCGATGGTTCCCTCTGCGTGGAGACACCAAAGCTGAGCTGGCT ggagctggaagggaacagGATCCAGGCGGTGCGTGGGGCTGTATTCCAGCAGTGCCGTGAGCTCACTGTGCT GATCCTGCGTAGAAACAGACTCCGGTGGATCCAGAGTGGGGCGTTCTCTGGGCTGAGCAGGCTGGTGGAGCT TGACCTGTCCTGCAATGGGTTGGATGAGCTCCCACCATCTCTGTTCCACAGcctggctgccctgcagcagct GAACATCTCCTACAATCCTCTGAAAGAGATTTGCCCCAGCCAGTTTGAGAGCCTGCCCCAGCTGCTGTCCCT GAGCCTGGAGGGGCTGGAGATCCCCAACATCCACAATGTGACCTTCCGTGGGCTGTCCAACCTCTCCCACAT CTACTTCAAGAAGTTCCAGTACTGCAGCTCCGCGCCCCACGTGCGCAGCTGCAAACCCAACACTGACGGCATCTCCTCCTTCGAGCACCTGCTGGCCAACATCATCCTGCGCGTCTTCGTCTGGGTCATCGCCTGCGTCACCTGCCTGGGCAACCTCTGCGTCATCTGCATGCGGTCCTGCGTGGTCACAGAGAGCAGCGCGCACACCATGGCCATCAAATCCCTGTGCT GTGCGGACGGCCTGATGGGCATCTATCTTTTTGTCATTGGTGCCTTTGACCTGAAGTACGCGGGAGAATACAACCGGCACGCGCAGGGCTGGATGGCCAGCGTGCCGTGCCAGCTGGTGGGCAGCCTGGCCATGCTGTCCTCTGaggtgtctgtgctgctgctcacctaCATGACCCTAGAGAAGTACTTCTCCATCGTGTTCCCCTTCAGCTACCGCAGAGCCAGCAGGAAGCAGACAGCCTCAGTGCTGGCTGCCATCTGGTTGCTGGGCCTCTCGCTCAGCGTCGTGCCGCTGTGCTGCAAGGAGTCCTTTGGCAACTACTATGGGAGGAACGGGGTGTGCTTCCCGCTGCAGTCTGAGCTGGGTGAGCGGCCCAGTGCCAGGGGCTTCTCCACCACCATCTACCTGG GCTTGAACCTTGCAGCTTTCATCACCATTGTCTTTGCCTACACTGGCATGTTCTACTCGATCCGCATCACCACCTGCAGAACAGCGGAGAGCAGCGTCTGCCCCCGGGAAGTGGCCATCGCCAAGCGCTTCTTCTTCATCGTCTTCACTGATGCTCTCTGCTGGATCCCCATCTTTCTGCTCaagctgctctccctgctgcaggtggAAATTCCAG GCACCGTCACATCCTGGGTGGTCATCTTCATCCTGCCCATCAACAGCGCACTCAACCCCATCCTCTACACCATCACCACGGCTCCCTTCCAGGAGAAGGTGAAGGGCTGTCTGCACGCCCGGCGCCCAGAGCTGAGCTCCCGGCAGAGCTTCATGCTGGTGGTGCTATAG
- the LOC125699682 gene encoding relaxin receptor 1-like isoform X1, which produces MMELLLLVLPSLLCAATEPLPTPSSDGYVCPLGQFPCGNLSVCLPQALHCNGVDDCNNGADEENCVDTTGWLGVLGDMLAGNIWTEDEADTCLLEMFPEQCRCWGRAVDCTAQNLSAVPRLSPNVTQLDLKRNKIHTLLDNQFAGCWSLRKLFLQNNKIRVISPKAFAGLSQLRMLFLSHNRISQLLPRTFEDLNRLEWLILDNNRIARITPATFSGLRSLYFLYMLNNSLAKIPDGSLCVETPKLSWLELEGNRIQAVRGAVFQQCRELTVLILRRNRLRWIQSGAFSGLSRLVELDLSCNGLDELPPSLFHSLAALQQLNISYNPLKEICPSQFESLPQLLSLSLEGLEIPNIHNVTFRGLSNLSHIYFKKFQYCSSAPHVRSCKPNTDGISSFEHLLANIILRVFVWVIACVTCLGNLCVICMRSCVVTESSAHTMAIKSLCCADGLMGIYLFVIGAFDLKYAGEYNRHAQGWMASVPCQLVGSLAMLSSEVSVLLLTYMTLEKYFSIVFPFSYRRASRKQTASVLAAIWLLGLSLSVVPLCCKESFGNYYGRNGVCFPLQSELGERPSARGFSTTIYLGLNLAAFITIVFAYTGMFYSIRITTCRTAESSVCPREVAIAKRFFFIVFTDALCWIPIFLLKLLSLLQVEIPGTVTSWVVIFILPINSALNPILYTITTAPFQEKVKGCLHARRPELSSRQSFMLVVL; this is translated from the exons AGCCTCTTCCCACTCCCTCCAGTGATGGGTACGTGTGTCCCCTGGGGCAGTTTCCCTGTGGCAATCTCTCGGTCTGCCTGCCCCAGGCCCTGCACTGTAACGGGGTGGACGACTGCAACAACGGCGCTGATGAGGAGAACTGTG TGGACACCACGGGCTGGCTGGGGGTGCTGGGCGACATGCTGGCTGGGAACATCTGGACAGAGGACGAGGCGGACACGTGCT TGCTGGAGATGTTCCCGGAGCAGTGCCGATGCTGGGGAAGGGCCGTGgactgcactgcacagaaccTCAGCGCTGTGCCCAGGCTGTCCCCCAATGTGACACAGCT GGAcctaaagagaaataaaatccacACTCTGCTGGACAACCAGTTTGCTGGGTGCTGGAGCCTGAGGAAGCT attctTGCAGAACAACAAGATCCGTGTCATCTCACCCAAGGCATTTGCTGGACTTTCTCAGCTTAGGATGTT GTTCCTCAGTCACAACAGgatctcccagctgctgccccgCACGTTTGAGGACCTGAACCGTCTTGAGTGGCT GATACTGGACAACAACAGGATTGCCCGGATCACCCCTGCTACATTCTCAGGGCTGAGGTCGCTGTACTTCCT GTACATGCTGAACAACTCCCTGGCCAAGATACCCGATGGTTCCCTCTGCGTGGAGACACCAAAGCTGAGCTGGCT ggagctggaagggaacagGATCCAGGCGGTGCGTGGGGCTGTATTCCAGCAGTGCCGTGAGCTCACTGTGCT GATCCTGCGTAGAAACAGACTCCGGTGGATCCAGAGTGGGGCGTTCTCTGGGCTGAGCAGGCTGGTGGAGCT TGACCTGTCCTGCAATGGGTTGGATGAGCTCCCACCATCTCTGTTCCACAGcctggctgccctgcagcagct GAACATCTCCTACAATCCTCTGAAAGAGATTTGCCCCAGCCAGTTTGAGAGCCTGCCCCAGCTGCTGTCCCT GAGCCTGGAGGGGCTGGAGATCCCCAACATCCACAATGTGACCTTCCGTGGGCTGTCCAACCTCTCCCACAT CTACTTCAAGAAGTTCCAGTACTGCAGCTCCGCGCCCCACGTGCGCAGCTGCAAACCCAACACTGACGGCATCTCCTCCTTCGAGCACCTGCTGGCCAACATCATCCTGCGCGTCTTCGTCTGGGTCATCGCCTGCGTCACCTGCCTGGGCAACCTCTGCGTCATCTGCATGCGGTCCTGCGTGGTCACAGAGAGCAGCGCGCACACCATGGCCATCAAATCCCTGTGCT GTGCGGACGGCCTGATGGGCATCTATCTTTTTGTCATTGGTGCCTTTGACCTGAAGTACGCGGGAGAATACAACCGGCACGCGCAGGGCTGGATGGCCAGCGTGCCGTGCCAGCTGGTGGGCAGCCTGGCCATGCTGTCCTCTGaggtgtctgtgctgctgctcacctaCATGACCCTAGAGAAGTACTTCTCCATCGTGTTCCCCTTCAGCTACCGCAGAGCCAGCAGGAAGCAGACAGCCTCAGTGCTGGCTGCCATCTGGTTGCTGGGCCTCTCGCTCAGCGTCGTGCCGCTGTGCTGCAAGGAGTCCTTTGGCAACTACTATGGGAGGAACGGGGTGTGCTTCCCGCTGCAGTCTGAGCTGGGTGAGCGGCCCAGTGCCAGGGGCTTCTCCACCACCATCTACCTGG GCTTGAACCTTGCAGCTTTCATCACCATTGTCTTTGCCTACACTGGCATGTTCTACTCGATCCGCATCACCACCTGCAGAACAGCGGAGAGCAGCGTCTGCCCCCGGGAAGTGGCCATCGCCAAGCGCTTCTTCTTCATCGTCTTCACTGATGCTCTCTGCTGGATCCCCATCTTTCTGCTCaagctgctctccctgctgcaggtggAAATTCCAG GCACCGTCACATCCTGGGTGGTCATCTTCATCCTGCCCATCAACAGCGCACTCAACCCCATCCTCTACACCATCACCACGGCTCCCTTCCAGGAGAAGGTGAAGGGCTGTCTGCACGCCCGGCGCCCAGAGCTGAGCTCCCGGCAGAGCTTCATGCTGGTGGTGCTATAG